DNA sequence from the Xenopus tropicalis strain Nigerian chromosome 4, UCB_Xtro_10.0, whole genome shotgun sequence genome:
CTGTTAAGAACGCAAGAGAACTGAGAAAGTCCTCATTGCATAGACTTTCTGTCAAGATAGGGTCGTAATTTGTGTCCTTCAAAAACAGATAAATCTCCTTTCGCAGGCTAAAAAATCTAAACAGACATTGTCCAGCGCTTGACCAATAAGCATTTTTGTGCGAATCAAAGTCACcataagctgcactgagttcaTCCAGGAATGTCTTGAACTTCTTTTTTGTTACGGCTGTTATAAAACCTCTCTTTTctagaataaaatttgaaatctTTACGACAACCTCCATAACATCCGACATCTTGAGTAAAGTCCCGATCAACATCTCTTCGTGCATGATGCAGTGCAACACCACGCAGTCTGCACCTTCTTTCCTTAACAATGCAGAAAGACCAAGGCTTTTTGCAGTCATTGATTTGGAACCATTAGTCATAACACTTGTACATTTATCAAACCCCCCATATTCCAAGAGGGAACTTTTAGCCTCATTTAGAAGGTCTTCTTCCTTTGCCGTCTTGGGTAACGAAACGCATTTTAAAATATCTTCAGAAATATTAAAGCCATCATCGATGGCACGAATAAAAATAACCAAAAGATCTGTTCCACAGGAATCCGTGGTCTCGTCTAAAGCGAGGGAAAAATAGCAGCAATTTTTTAGAATTGCATGCAGTTTTTGAGTGATCTGCTGATGCATGGCAGAAACGCGCCGGGCAACGGTTTGGGGCTGAAGGGAAATTGAATCAAATTTTGCTGCCATTTCTTCATTTCCAAAAACTCTGGCCATTTTAACGGCACATTCCTTAACAACATCTACACTGTCAAATGCTTGTTTTCTTTTAACAATTTCCTCACAGATTATAAAGGATGCTTTCAGTGCGGCAGTATCGGTTGCAGTTTCTATGCTTGTTACAGTCTCCTGCTTATTCAGTTTACTCCTTAATTCATTCAGTATAGCCATTCTATGGTCTCCAGTATACTGGGAATATGTTTTTTCGTGTAGAGAAATATAATGTCTCTTTACATTGTATTCTTTGCAGACTGCCAGAATCTGAGAACACAATAAACATAGTGGTTTCCCAttgcatttaacaaaaaaataatccaaCTCCCAACGTTCTTTAAAAGAACGATTTTCGCTGTCCACCTTTCGATGCTTTGGCGCGCTCATTTCTTCTAATTGGGACCATACAAGGGAAGATGGTAACTctgtcaaaataaaaatatatagaattaaaaataaatgtaagagtgttaACGTTATTGTTCTGCAAACATTGGACATATCCCAATTTTTTTCAGGTTCcttaagggcactggcacactgCACAACTGCTAGCATTTTTTCACCTGCAAGGTGGGAAGGAGGCAAAACACTTGGAATTTCCCTTTCACTACACTTCAATTAATATTATCTGGACCTGGTCAGTGCAATCGCGATGACTGGACTACACAAGTGATTTCCAGTCACTCTATACTATCGCCTGTCTGAACCCTCACTCCCTAATATATATTGCATTCACTGAGAAAGGATTCAGACAATTTCCATGCTGAAATGAATCATTCCAGTGTAGAAAAATAAAGCGAAACCCTAAAGTTTATGATCTGTAACGATCATTACAGTCCAGTAAGATTTAGCAACacttgataaatcagcccctaagtgttttctTTCAGCATAATGCAATGATGAGCAGTTTCCATGGCAGTGAAACACTCATGATGGTAGATCTTCGCTAAAAGCAGCCCCATATATTGAGCCTCTGCATTAGAGTCGTCATCATCAAGACTAAAACACAGGTCTACTTCTGCCAGTCTTGGGATGTATGTCTTATTTGTTAGAAATCCCAAGACTGGTAGAAGTAGACTTGTGTTTTTTCTTGATTATCTCCACGAAAATAAATG
Encoded proteins:
- the LOC101734469 gene encoding general transcription factor II-I repeat domain-containing protein 2, whose translation is MSAPKHRKVDSENRSFKERWELDYFFVKCNGKPLCLLCSQILAVCKEYNVKRHYISLHEKTYSQYTGDHRMAILNELRSKLNKQETVTSIETATDTAALKASFIICEEIVKRKQAFDSVDVVKECAVKMARVFGNEEMAAKFDSISLQPQTVARRVSAMHQQITQKLHAILKNCCYFSLALDETTDSCGTDLLVIFIRAIDDGFNISEDILKCVSLPKTAKEEDLLNEAKSSLLEYGGFDKCTSVMTNGSKSMTAKSLGLSALLRKEGADCVVLHCIMHEEMLIGTLLKMSDVMEVVVKISNFILEKRGFITAVTKKKFKTFLDELSAAYGDFDSHKNAYWSSAGQCLFRFFSLRKEIYLFLKDTNYDPILTESLCNEDFLSSLAFLTDLTHYLHSLKKNIEAKDQLITQLYTHVSVFSNKLMLLKLNLISNDLTYFESCNELYREYEECNIFLDFSKFVEKIEVLIENFNLRFQDFSKINSCFKLYNNPLTTDIISERMEYHMELCDLQADLFFATREELGVPFFRLLPKEKYRNLRDLALKMTSMFGSTYICERAFSELNHLKSNYRNSISNRTLQEILHLSITNINLNFDELVL